One window from the genome of Leuconostoc suionicum encodes:
- a CDS encoding XTP/dITP diphosphatase, protein MKLIIASNNAHKITEIETLLASISIDLPVVSLQEIGDVPEIVEDGITFEENAVKKVETIAKVAPNDYILADDSGMSVDALNGEPGVYSARYAGDHDDQANIDKVLRKLAKVPNEQRTAHFNSVIALHSPKGSNLIVNGQVDGYITESERGQDGFGYDPIFFVPSMNKTFAEMSASEKNTISHRGLALQELGKKLPVWLKGE, encoded by the coding sequence GTGAAGCTAATTATAGCGAGCAATAATGCTCATAAGATAACTGAAATTGAAACCTTACTGGCATCAATAAGTATTGATTTACCTGTCGTTTCACTTCAAGAAATAGGGGATGTTCCCGAGATTGTTGAAGATGGGATAACATTTGAAGAAAATGCTGTGAAGAAAGTTGAAACGATTGCTAAAGTTGCTCCTAATGATTACATTTTGGCTGATGACTCTGGTATGTCAGTGGATGCTTTAAATGGTGAACCAGGCGTTTATTCAGCACGTTATGCTGGCGATCACGATGATCAAGCAAATATTGATAAAGTTTTGCGGAAATTAGCTAAGGTCCCTAATGAGCAACGAACAGCACACTTCAATAGCGTTATCGCTTTACATAGTCCTAAAGGATCAAACCTAATAGTTAACGGACAGGTAGATGGCTATATAACGGAAAGTGAACGCGGACAAGATGGCTTTGGATATGATCCAATATTTTTTGTACCCAGCATGAACAAAACCTTTGCAGAAATGTCTGCAAGTGAGAAAAATACAATTAGTCATCGTGGTTTAGCACTGCAAGAACTCGGTAAAAAATTACCAGTTTGGTTGAAAGGAGAATAA
- a CDS encoding YfcE family phosphodiesterase — translation MVKFLIVSDIHSDRKILVDILAQWRDKVAGIFYNGDSELNADDDIFEGVSTVIGNMDDDPDFAEARSTVIDGITFFQTHGHLYNATAILKWANLNLMNEAANDAHAQVVLFGHTHKEGAVLYDHKLFINPGSTTLPKGPHADLGGTYAVLEVTGDKYIVTFYTRQHQAVPDLTVTVNR, via the coding sequence ATGGTTAAATTTTTGATTGTTTCAGATATACACAGTGATCGAAAAATTTTAGTAGATATTTTGGCTCAGTGGCGAGATAAGGTCGCTGGTATTTTTTACAATGGTGATTCTGAATTGAACGCTGATGATGACATTTTTGAGGGTGTTTCTACGGTAATCGGTAACATGGATGATGATCCTGATTTTGCTGAAGCACGTTCAACGGTTATTGATGGTATAACTTTTTTTCAAACCCACGGTCACCTTTACAATGCGACGGCAATATTAAAATGGGCTAATTTGAATTTGATGAACGAAGCAGCAAATGATGCCCATGCACAAGTTGTTTTGTTTGGTCATACACATAAAGAAGGGGCTGTTTTATACGATCATAAGTTATTTATCAATCCAGGTTCAACAACCCTGCCAAAGGGGCCACATGCGGACCTTGGTGGAACCTATGCGGTTCTAGAAGTAACAGGTGATAAGTATATCGTAACGTTTTACACACGTCAGCATCAGGCCGTTCCTGATTTAACCGTGACAGTAAATCGATAA
- the ruvB gene encoding Holliday junction branch migration DNA helicase RuvB — MTEDNPQFNQWYEQDTEVDQLLRDAAANDEEQRSELSLRPQFLREYIGQEALKEELSVYISAAKQREEALDHVLLFGPPGLGKTTLAMIIANEMNVNIKTTSGPAIEKPGDLVALLNELEPGDILFIDEIHRIPTNIEEIMYSAMEDYFVDIMVGQGPTARPVHFPLPPFTLIGATTRPGMLSKPLRDRFGIINSLQYYTPEELQQIVVRTADIFNAPIKSEGAYEISLRSRGTPRIANRLLKRVRDFAQVEGKDAIDKNIVTIGLDKLRVDNRGLDETDHKLLETMIEYYKGGPVGLNTIAANIGEESETLEAMVEPYLLQIGFLQRTPRGRVVTEAGYTHLGHAYQRKL; from the coding sequence ATGACAGAAGATAACCCGCAATTTAATCAATGGTATGAACAAGACACCGAAGTAGATCAGTTATTACGTGACGCAGCTGCCAATGATGAAGAACAACGTAGTGAATTATCATTACGTCCGCAATTTTTGCGTGAGTACATTGGGCAAGAGGCGTTAAAAGAAGAGTTGAGTGTCTATATTTCGGCAGCGAAGCAACGTGAAGAAGCATTGGATCATGTGTTGCTTTTTGGACCGCCAGGATTAGGCAAAACAACGCTAGCGATGATTATTGCTAATGAGATGAATGTTAATATTAAAACAACATCGGGTCCTGCTATTGAAAAGCCAGGTGATTTGGTAGCATTACTGAATGAATTGGAGCCGGGGGATATCCTGTTTATTGATGAAATACATCGAATTCCTACTAATATTGAGGAAATAATGTATTCAGCAATGGAAGATTATTTTGTTGATATTATGGTTGGTCAGGGGCCAACAGCGCGTCCAGTTCATTTTCCGCTGCCACCATTTACTTTAATTGGGGCAACCACGCGTCCTGGTATGTTATCCAAGCCACTTCGTGATCGATTTGGCATTATTAACTCGTTACAATATTATACTCCAGAAGAATTACAGCAAATAGTTGTTCGTACAGCAGACATCTTTAATGCACCAATCAAATCGGAAGGAGCGTATGAAATATCGCTGCGCTCTCGTGGCACACCTCGTATCGCCAATCGTCTGTTGAAGCGCGTCCGTGATTTTGCTCAGGTCGAGGGAAAAGATGCAATTGACAAGAATATTGTGACTATTGGTTTGGATAAATTGCGCGTTGACAATAGAGGTCTTGACGAAACCGATCATAAGCTTTTAGAAACAATGATCGAATATTATAAAGGTGGACCGGTTGGTTTAAATACAATAGCTGCTAATATTGGTGAAGAGTCAGAAACATTAGAGGCAATGGTTGAACCATATTTATTGCAGATTGGTTTTTTACAGCGCACACCGCGTGGACGTGTTGTCACTGAAGCTGGGTACACTCATTTAGGACACGCCTACCAAAGGAAATTATGA
- a CDS encoding metallophosphoesterase family protein — protein MTNFIISDTHFNHEKILYFDKSRAVSLQALNIEPTIENMDRYLEDTWNETVTDEDTVYFLGDLGMFRKKQDFVAQLSRLKGKKVFFKGNHDHSDQIKAAIKTPETNIIEYIETAKAIKINGINVWMSHYAIDLPYPILSVHGHIHEAEYKQAGMVNLSLDSSFMQKRRFGQPITFDELTEELTDRLEKIQNEYAIESDNKRYDRSVERAFDETITINKPTATQRHELALLVDHLNQHDLTYADVLERLEIPNVNKVLTAAELDKVAQTGFEFEKKTGLSGNTGSL, from the coding sequence ATGACAAATTTTATTATTTCAGACACACATTTCAATCATGAAAAAATTCTATATTTTGATAAATCACGGGCAGTATCACTGCAAGCATTAAATATTGAGCCAACGATTGAAAATATGGATCGATATCTTGAGGATACTTGGAATGAGACTGTAACGGACGAGGACACAGTTTATTTTCTTGGTGATTTGGGTATGTTTCGCAAGAAACAGGATTTTGTAGCACAACTTAGTCGTTTAAAAGGTAAAAAAGTGTTCTTTAAAGGGAATCACGATCATTCAGATCAAATTAAAGCAGCAATAAAGACACCCGAAACAAACATTATTGAATATATTGAAACTGCTAAAGCTATAAAAATCAATGGTATTAATGTATGGATGAGCCATTATGCAATTGATTTACCATACCCCATTTTATCTGTTCACGGACATATTCATGAAGCAGAGTACAAACAAGCTGGTATGGTGAATTTATCGCTTGACTCCTCATTTATGCAAAAAAGACGTTTTGGCCAACCGATTACTTTTGATGAACTAACCGAAGAACTGACGGACAGATTGGAAAAAATTCAAAATGAATATGCAATTGAGTCCGATAACAAGCGCTATGATCGATCTGTTGAGCGAGCCTTTGATGAAACGATAACAATTAATAAACCGACCGCTACACAGCGCCATGAATTAGCTTTATTAGTTGATCATTTGAATCAACATGATTTGACATATGCTGATGTTTTGGAGCGACTTGAAATTCCAAATGTAAATAAAGTGTTGACTGCCGCTGAACTTGACAAAGTAGCGCAAACCGGATTTGAGTTCGAAAAGAAAACAGGCCTCAGTGGTAACACCGGCAGTTTATAA